The Thermogemmata fonticola genome has a window encoding:
- a CDS encoding carboxypeptidase-like regulatory domain-containing protein: protein MGCFLTLLGCLAFLPGCGPPRGTVTGTITWEGKAVPQADLLFEDPTGKVAISGRSNDDGNYFLNYLDSRGMPTGNYQVTITYYTLPKRKPLPQGEEGAALRGDPRKLEQHRFRFEVQVQAGSNTIDFALEKGQRLPPQSPDDQ from the coding sequence GTGGGCTGCTTCCTAACACTTCTGGGATGTCTGGCATTTCTCCCCGGCTGCGGACCGCCCCGCGGCACTGTGACAGGAACCATTACGTGGGAAGGCAAAGCGGTGCCGCAAGCCGATCTCCTCTTCGAGGACCCTACGGGGAAAGTCGCCATCTCCGGGCGCAGTAACGACGACGGGAACTATTTTCTGAACTATCTAGATTCCCGCGGGATGCCGACTGGAAACTATCAAGTTACCATTACCTACTACACCCTGCCCAAGCGGAAGCCCTTGCCACAGGGGGAGGAAGGGGCCGCACTGCGAGGCGATCCGCGCAAGTTGGAACAGCACCGGTTTCGTTTCGAGGTCCAAGTTCAGGCTGGCAGCAACACCATCGATTTCGCCTTGGAGAAGGGCCAGCGTCTTCCGCCGCAATCCCCTGACGACCAGTGA
- a CDS encoding DUF1501 domain-containing protein — MLPELFGPKSRREFLRWTAAGVFAPSLSGWLPVLANAAPTGGKGKARACILLWMDGGPSHKDTFDPKPDSRGAGEFKTIPTKIPGVHISEHLPRIAQTLDKGVIVRSMTTPEGAHARAKYYMHTGYREGQGGIIHPAIGAIVAKEIGNPDSAMPNYVAINSRTYGAGFLGPRHQPLLITDPNRGVEDLKAAVAASQLQRRLNLLDKMERAFHRDYDAEVIYDHHTTYQRAFQLMYSQQAKAFDLSAEPASSRSKYGSGRFADAVLMARRLVEVGVPFVEVSLGGWDTHQNNFTRVKTLSAQIDTPIAALIDDLKDRGLLDSTLIVWMGEFGRTPHINNRGPNPGRDHYPRAWSTVLWGGGIRGGGTVGKTDKEGATVVERPVTAQDFLATICELLGIDYNRQNETPNGRPIRIVEKANPFTSLIV; from the coding sequence ATGTTGCCTGAACTGTTCGGACCGAAGAGCCGTCGGGAGTTTCTCCGGTGGACCGCCGCGGGCGTGTTTGCCCCCAGCCTCTCCGGCTGGTTACCCGTACTGGCCAATGCCGCTCCAACAGGGGGCAAAGGCAAGGCCAGGGCTTGTATCCTCCTGTGGATGGACGGCGGCCCTAGCCACAAAGACACCTTCGACCCTAAGCCCGATAGCCGGGGCGCCGGCGAGTTCAAAACGATCCCCACGAAAATCCCCGGCGTTCACATCAGCGAGCATCTGCCTCGGATCGCCCAGACCCTGGATAAGGGCGTCATTGTCCGCAGCATGACCACGCCGGAAGGGGCACACGCCCGCGCCAAGTATTACATGCATACCGGCTACCGGGAAGGGCAAGGCGGGATTATCCATCCGGCCATCGGTGCCATCGTGGCTAAGGAGATCGGCAATCCCGATAGCGCCATGCCCAATTATGTGGCCATCAACAGCCGCACCTACGGCGCCGGCTTCCTGGGTCCGCGCCACCAACCCCTGCTCATCACCGATCCCAATCGCGGTGTGGAAGACCTCAAAGCTGCGGTGGCCGCCTCCCAGCTCCAGCGCCGCCTGAACCTGTTGGACAAGATGGAGCGTGCCTTCCACCGCGACTACGATGCGGAGGTCATCTACGACCACCACACCACCTATCAGCGTGCCTTCCAACTCATGTATTCGCAGCAAGCTAAGGCCTTTGACCTGAGTGCCGAACCCGCCTCTTCCCGCAGCAAATATGGCTCCGGCCGCTTCGCCGATGCTGTCCTCATGGCTCGACGGCTCGTCGAGGTCGGCGTCCCCTTCGTCGAGGTCTCCCTCGGCGGATGGGACACCCATCAGAACAACTTCACCCGTGTCAAAACGCTCTCCGCCCAAATCGACACCCCTATCGCCGCCCTCATCGACGACCTGAAAGACCGCGGCCTCCTCGATTCCACCCTCATCGTCTGGATGGGTGAGTTTGGCCGAACTCCCCACATCAACAACCGTGGTCCCAACCCTGGGCGGGATCATTACCCACGCGCTTGGAGCACTGTGCTGTGGGGTGGCGGCATTCGCGGAGGAGGCACCGTGGGCAAAACCGACAAAGAAGGGGCAACCGTCGTGGAACGGCCCGTGACCGCTCAGGACTTCCTGGCTACCATCTGCGAGCTTCTCGGTATCGACTACAATCGCCAGAATGAAACCCCCAATGGGCGGCCCATCCGCATCGTAGAAAAAGCCAACCCCTTTACCTCCCTGATCGTCTGA
- the tuf gene encoding elongation factor Tu, protein MAKGVFERTKPHVNVGTIGHIDHGKTTLTAAILARNAYLHNLKEFKSYAEIAKGGIVRDANKTVTIAVSHVEYETDDRSYPNADALPFKHLMDYPGLEKLDFSQPIKGRHYAHIDCPGHADYIKNMITGAAQMDAAILVVAADDGPMPQTREHILLAKQVGVPNIVVYLNKCDKADPELIPLVVMELRELLSKYEFDGENIPIIYGRAREALDNYTSDNDGTRSIDALMFALDTYIPVPQREEDKPFLMSIEDVFSIEGRGTVVTGRVERGTAKMGDPVEIIGLRKESLKSVITGIEMFNKTLDKAIAGDNVGVLLRGIEKKEVERGMVVAKPGSITPHTKFEANVYVLTKEEGGRHTPFFSNYKPQFYFRTTDVTGTITLPPGTEMCMPGDNVKLTVELITPIAMDEGLRFAIREGGRTVGSGVVTKILA, encoded by the coding sequence ATGGCCAAAGGAGTTTTCGAGCGTACCAAGCCACACGTCAATGTGGGAACCATCGGGCACATCGACCACGGCAAAACGACCCTGACCGCGGCGATCCTGGCCCGCAATGCCTATTTGCACAACCTCAAGGAATTCAAGTCCTACGCGGAGATCGCTAAGGGTGGCATCGTCCGGGATGCCAACAAGACGGTGACCATTGCCGTTTCCCACGTGGAGTACGAGACAGATGATCGTTCCTACCCCAATGCGGATGCCCTGCCCTTCAAGCATCTGATGGACTATCCGGGGCTGGAGAAGCTGGACTTTTCCCAACCGATCAAGGGCCGCCATTATGCCCACATCGACTGCCCTGGCCACGCCGACTACATCAAGAACATGATCACTGGGGCCGCTCAGATGGATGCGGCCATCCTCGTGGTCGCTGCGGATGACGGCCCTATGCCTCAGACCCGCGAGCACATCCTCTTGGCCAAGCAAGTGGGTGTTCCCAATATCGTGGTCTACCTCAACAAGTGCGACAAGGCGGACCCGGAGTTGATCCCGTTGGTCGTGATGGAATTGCGGGAGTTGCTCAGCAAATACGAGTTCGACGGCGAGAACATCCCGATCATCTATGGCCGGGCCCGTGAAGCCCTCGACAACTACACCAGCGATAACGATGGCACCCGTTCCATCGACGCCCTCATGTTTGCTCTGGATACTTACATCCCTGTGCCGCAACGCGAGGAGGACAAACCGTTCCTGATGTCCATCGAAGACGTGTTCTCCATTGAAGGCCGCGGGACGGTGGTCACAGGGCGCGTCGAGCGGGGGACCGCCAAGATGGGCGACCCGGTGGAAATTATCGGTCTGCGCAAGGAAAGCCTCAAATCGGTGATCACCGGGATCGAAATGTTCAACAAGACCCTCGACAAAGCGATCGCCGGGGACAACGTTGGGGTGCTCCTCCGCGGTATCGAAAAGAAGGAAGTGGAGCGCGGCATGGTGGTTGCCAAACCCGGCAGCATCACGCCTCACACCAAGTTCGAGGCGAATGTGTACGTGCTGACCAAGGAGGAAGGCGGACGCCACACCCCTTTCTTCAGCAACTACAAGCCGCAGTTCTACTTCCGCACAACGGACGTGACCGGCACCATTACTCTGCCGCCTGGCACGGAAATGTGCATGCCCGGTGACAACGTCAAACTGACTGTGGAATTGATCACCCCCATTGCGATGGATGAAGGCCTCCGCTTCGCCATCCGGGAAGGTGGGCGCACCGTTGGTTCCGGCGTCGTCACCAAGATTCTGGCATAA
- a CDS encoding flagellar basal body P-ring protein FlgI, translated as MAANASRGKGWRRREFLALSTWGLASITGCHNLWDNHSLTNKIQSRSQIGDDPNFDLDDSTTIGSKSTVGNTEPIPVSGVGLVSNLPGTGSSAPPGGWRTMLEQSLKKQGVTNVREFLDDPQRRTSLVLVSALIPPGARKGELIDVEITLPEESKTTSLKGGYLHHCELYTYETTGNIRAMLREGKRVGPSGDLKLGDVWAVASGELIAGQFLPRRDEVPEEVEKDAEGRPLYRSARIWGGARVTRSRPYHILLNPADQNPRMAAIVAERLNSTFHNATDASQKVADAKTRELILVHVPYPYRNNHYRFLLVARHVPILPTPPQSLYRRRLEDELLDPATCLTAAVKLEALGMSSVRALRVGLESTSPWVRFAAAEALAYLGQSDGAAELARLAEEHPALRAPALKALAALDDAAAADRLVELMGRTDPELRYGAFLALRLADDQHAAVRGIPIHRSYHLHLVAPGTPGMVHLTSSRRAEIVLFGDDVLFRGPFTLPVGSEYTVKVPASGPATLTRIVKVKDDWMERQVTCPPEVGSVLMALGQLGGGYAEAVELIRRADAAGVLSSAVLVDAIPLELNLRQLAYFARHDPSLRRADAEVSRLGVSRTSVENANLTLPTPETDPTNQPPPPPRPPLNREPGRLFGPKRHEPPSTPPIIPNNK; from the coding sequence ATGGCGGCTAATGCTAGCCGGGGGAAGGGGTGGAGGCGGCGGGAATTCCTAGCATTGTCAACCTGGGGATTGGCAAGTATTACAGGCTGCCATAATTTGTGGGACAATCATAGTCTGACGAATAAAATACAAAGTCGATCTCAAATAGGTGATGATCCAAATTTTGATCTTGATGATTCTACAACTATTGGAAGTAAAAGCACCGTAGGAAATACGGAACCGATCCCGGTGAGCGGTGTCGGGCTAGTCTCCAATCTTCCAGGTACGGGAAGCAGTGCTCCGCCGGGAGGATGGCGCACTATGCTCGAACAAAGTCTAAAAAAACAAGGAGTCACTAACGTTCGAGAATTTTTAGATGATCCGCAACGCCGTACATCACTCGTATTAGTTTCCGCCCTTATCCCTCCAGGGGCGCGCAAAGGAGAATTGATCGACGTTGAGATCACTTTGCCTGAAGAAAGTAAAACCACGAGCTTAAAGGGAGGATATCTCCATCATTGTGAATTATATACATATGAAACTACCGGCAACATTCGCGCCATGCTTCGTGAAGGAAAACGTGTCGGTCCCAGTGGTGATTTGAAACTCGGAGATGTATGGGCCGTCGCTTCGGGGGAGTTGATCGCTGGACAGTTCCTGCCTCGGCGCGACGAAGTCCCTGAGGAGGTCGAAAAGGATGCGGAAGGGCGGCCCCTTTATCGCTCAGCGCGAATCTGGGGAGGTGCCCGGGTGACACGTTCCCGCCCCTATCACATCCTGCTCAACCCTGCTGATCAGAATCCGCGGATGGCCGCCATTGTAGCGGAACGCCTGAATTCAACTTTTCATAATGCTACAGATGCATCCCAAAAAGTAGCCGATGCTAAAACTCGTGAACTTATCTTAGTTCACGTTCCATATCCGTATCGCAACAATCATTATCGCTTTCTTCTTGTGGCACGCCACGTACCTATTCTTCCTACTCCTCCTCAAAGTCTTTACCGCCGCCGACTGGAGGATGAGTTGCTCGACCCTGCCACCTGCTTGACAGCAGCGGTCAAGCTGGAAGCATTAGGAATGAGCAGTGTTCGGGCATTGCGTGTGGGTCTGGAAAGTACATCGCCGTGGGTCCGCTTTGCCGCCGCTGAGGCCTTGGCCTACTTAGGACAGAGCGATGGTGCCGCCGAACTGGCCCGTCTGGCCGAGGAACACCCGGCCCTGCGAGCACCTGCCCTGAAAGCACTCGCCGCTCTGGATGACGCTGCTGCTGCCGATCGGCTCGTCGAGCTGATGGGACGAACCGATCCCGAACTCCGCTATGGCGCGTTTCTGGCTCTGCGCCTCGCCGACGATCAGCATGCGGCTGTACGAGGTATCCCGATTCACCGCTCCTACCATCTCCACTTGGTAGCGCCGGGCACACCAGGAATGGTGCATTTGACCAGCAGCCGCCGAGCCGAAATTGTTCTGTTTGGAGATGACGTGCTCTTCCGGGGGCCGTTCACACTACCGGTCGGGTCCGAGTACACTGTCAAAGTCCCGGCGTCCGGCCCCGCAACTCTCACTCGTATTGTCAAGGTCAAGGACGATTGGATGGAACGCCAGGTAACCTGCCCTCCCGAGGTGGGTTCCGTGCTCATGGCTTTGGGTCAGTTGGGGGGAGGATATGCGGAAGCTGTCGAGCTGATCCGCCGCGCCGACGCTGCCGGTGTTTTGTCATCCGCTGTGCTCGTTGATGCCATTCCTCTCGAGCTAAACCTACGACAACTGGCCTATTTCGCCCGTCATGATCCCAGCCTTCGCCGAGCGGACGCCGAGGTGTCGCGCCTGGGGGTCAGCCGCACTTCCGTCGAGAACGCTAATCTCACTCTTCCCACACCGGAAACAGACCCAACGAATCAGCCGCCGCCACCCCCACGTCCCCCTTTGAATCGAGAACCCGGACGCCTCTTCGGTCCGAAACGTCACGAACCTCCTTCGACTCCTCCCATCATCCCAAATAACAAGTAA
- a CDS encoding HEAT repeat domain-containing protein: MARRVSVHLAAGWLLVAGLVYLGSTPEAVRAAQLKEAKKYTEQLKSARTSKEKVVALQELGRLAVIQKALVAEALPYIYKALEDKDPEVRGAAAHCLGQCDEPAEKVVPLLHTLLKDEKQPEVVRIGAARGLAAMGVQAKAALPTLRNIAKNADKKDRLGKEAKQAAKAIASLIKDSK, from the coding sequence ATGGCGAGGAGAGTTTCGGTCCATCTGGCAGCCGGCTGGTTGCTAGTGGCGGGTTTGGTGTATCTTGGGAGCACGCCGGAGGCGGTTCGCGCTGCCCAATTGAAAGAAGCGAAGAAGTACACGGAGCAGTTGAAGTCAGCCCGGACAAGCAAGGAAAAAGTAGTGGCCTTGCAGGAGTTGGGCCGCTTGGCGGTGATTCAAAAAGCGCTCGTGGCGGAGGCGCTGCCATACATTTACAAGGCGTTAGAGGACAAGGATCCGGAGGTCCGGGGAGCGGCTGCCCATTGCCTTGGTCAGTGTGATGAACCTGCGGAGAAGGTGGTGCCCCTGCTGCATACCCTGCTCAAAGACGAGAAGCAACCGGAGGTGGTGCGGATCGGAGCGGCGCGTGGTCTGGCTGCGATGGGAGTCCAGGCCAAAGCGGCGCTGCCGACGTTGCGCAATATCGCCAAAAACGCGGATAAAAAGGATCGCCTCGGGAAGGAGGCCAAGCAAGCGGCTAAGGCGATTGCGAGCTTGATCAAGGACAGCAAGTGA
- a CDS encoding DUF1559 domain-containing protein produces MKRSSVSHRQDVVLCATDNGRAFTLIELLVVIAIIAILIGLLLPAVQKVREAAARMSCQNNLKQLGLAWHNYHDVNGHFPTAGDNGPDTVNYCCSAQPGFVDYLNWTYHILPFIEQESIHRLVRPGVTTGWSSINDKVVKTFYCPTRRAPTLYKGHAKSDYAASRGTGENGVARRVNLGRRVIMQGIIDGTSNTLMLGESRIHLAYINNSGSCCGDNEPAYNNGWADDVVRRTSEPPAPDIRDPAIPSSTPDHMFGGSHPGGMNICLADGSVRFLRFEISAVNFQRLGNTSDGFVVNLD; encoded by the coding sequence ATGAAACGGTCTAGCGTTTCCCACCGTCAGGATGTGGTCTTGTGTGCTACTGACAATGGGCGAGCATTCACCTTAATTGAGCTATTGGTGGTGATCGCCATTATTGCCATTCTGATTGGTTTGCTCCTACCGGCGGTGCAAAAGGTGCGGGAGGCAGCGGCGCGGATGAGTTGCCAAAACAACCTCAAACAATTAGGGTTGGCGTGGCATAATTACCACGATGTCAACGGGCACTTCCCCACGGCGGGGGATAATGGTCCGGATACTGTCAACTACTGCTGTTCCGCCCAGCCGGGCTTTGTAGATTATTTGAATTGGACGTATCACATACTCCCCTTTATCGAGCAGGAGAGCATTCACCGCCTCGTGCGCCCCGGAGTGACTACGGGCTGGAGTTCGATCAATGACAAGGTGGTCAAAACGTTCTACTGCCCGACGCGGCGCGCTCCGACGTTGTACAAGGGGCATGCGAAATCGGACTATGCAGCCAGTCGTGGCACAGGGGAAAATGGGGTGGCCCGGCGGGTGAACCTGGGACGCCGAGTGATCATGCAAGGCATCATCGACGGCACCTCGAACACCCTCATGTTAGGTGAGAGCCGCATTCACTTGGCGTACATCAACAACTCCGGGAGTTGCTGCGGGGACAATGAGCCGGCGTACAACAATGGCTGGGCCGATGACGTGGTCCGCCGTACCAGTGAGCCTCCTGCGCCGGACATTCGTGACCCCGCTATCCCTAGTAGCACCCCCGATCATATGTTTGGCGGTTCCCATCCTGGGGGTATGAACATCTGCCTGGCGGATGGCTCGGTTCGCTTCCTCCGCTTCGAGATCAGCGCGGTCAACTTCCAGCGGCTGGGTAACACCAGCGATGGCTTCGTGGTCAATCTGGACTGA
- a CDS encoding DUF1549 and DUF1553 domain-containing protein: protein MRYRSVMLGLVTAALVVWVGNPEPVGAQAQAQKKLKKGLKKKDSLAETVLHVKDPTPPAAPARPLPTVVPVPTQKDPAALARLIDAEIDRKLAQAKIPPSPRCDDAEFLRRAYLDLTGVIPTAEKARSFLESTDPDKREKLIDELLADPNYGRRMADIWTAKLFPNDSANRFVQKEPFHAWLAEQFHKNTPWDKLVTALVTATGTADQNPAVIYFLANRSIDRLTDTTTQHFLGVQLQCAQCHNHPFSSWKQVEYWGFAAFYSKVRADNPKNPKKAPDAPAPGVQELAVRSKQKDFFPEATKIVAPTFLGGPEAKVNPAEPYRPILARWMTSPSNPFFARAMVNRLWAHLFARGLVMPVDDMLEENPPTHPELLDALARHMATTGGFDQKYLLKAICLSQAYQRTSRPLPENKEDDRLYSHMRIKVMTPEQLYDSLAQVVGRAAANVPAAKNKKAAAGRLNNPNARAQFVAFFLAGADHPSITSYEVGIPQALRLMNAPLTNNPALVRGLVGSNPTPAAAIERLYLATLSRKPTPTELNDLTTYVQMTGDSYAAYSDILWALLNSSEFTMVR from the coding sequence ATGCGGTATCGCTCCGTGATGCTCGGGTTGGTGACGGCGGCTTTGGTCGTCTGGGTTGGCAATCCAGAGCCTGTGGGCGCCCAAGCTCAGGCGCAAAAGAAGCTCAAGAAAGGCCTGAAGAAGAAAGATAGCTTGGCGGAGACGGTGCTCCATGTCAAGGATCCCACTCCGCCAGCGGCCCCTGCCCGTCCCCTGCCAACGGTGGTCCCTGTGCCCACGCAGAAGGACCCCGCCGCCTTGGCCCGACTGATCGACGCCGAGATCGATCGCAAGTTAGCCCAGGCCAAGATTCCCCCTTCCCCACGCTGTGATGACGCCGAATTCCTCCGTCGGGCGTACTTGGACCTCACGGGCGTCATTCCCACCGCGGAAAAAGCCCGGTCTTTCCTGGAGAGCACCGATCCGGATAAACGCGAAAAACTGATCGATGAACTGCTCGCGGACCCCAACTATGGCCGCCGTATGGCCGACATTTGGACCGCCAAACTCTTCCCCAACGATTCGGCGAATCGCTTCGTGCAGAAGGAACCGTTCCACGCGTGGCTTGCGGAACAGTTCCACAAAAATACGCCATGGGACAAGCTCGTCACCGCATTGGTCACGGCCACGGGCACAGCAGATCAGAATCCGGCGGTGATCTACTTCCTAGCCAACCGCTCCATTGACCGCCTGACCGATACCACCACCCAACACTTCTTGGGCGTGCAATTGCAGTGTGCTCAATGCCACAATCACCCCTTCTCCAGTTGGAAGCAAGTGGAGTATTGGGGCTTCGCCGCCTTCTATTCCAAGGTGCGGGCTGACAATCCGAAGAATCCGAAGAAAGCGCCGGATGCCCCGGCACCCGGCGTTCAAGAACTGGCCGTGCGGAGCAAACAGAAAGACTTTTTCCCGGAAGCCACGAAGATTGTCGCCCCGACTTTCCTGGGCGGTCCGGAAGCCAAGGTCAATCCAGCGGAACCGTATCGCCCCATCTTGGCTCGCTGGATGACCTCCCCCAGCAATCCTTTCTTCGCACGGGCCATGGTCAACCGGCTCTGGGCCCACCTTTTCGCGCGAGGATTGGTCATGCCGGTGGACGACATGCTGGAGGAAAACCCACCGACTCACCCCGAGCTGCTGGATGCGTTGGCCCGCCACATGGCCACCACCGGCGGCTTTGACCAGAAATATCTGCTCAAAGCCATTTGCCTAAGCCAGGCTTACCAGCGCACCAGCCGGCCTCTGCCGGAAAACAAAGAAGATGACCGCCTTTATAGCCACATGCGGATCAAGGTTATGACGCCCGAGCAGCTCTACGATTCCCTGGCGCAAGTGGTCGGCCGTGCCGCGGCCAACGTTCCCGCCGCCAAAAACAAGAAGGCTGCTGCGGGCCGTCTCAATAACCCTAATGCCCGTGCCCAATTCGTCGCCTTCTTCCTCGCCGGGGCCGATCACCCCAGCATCACCAGCTACGAAGTTGGAATCCCCCAAGCTCTGCGGCTCATGAACGCGCCCCTGACTAACAATCCCGCCTTGGTTCGAGGATTGGTCGGCTCCAACCCCACCCCCGCCGCAGCCATCGAACGCCTTTATCTGGCGACCCTCAGCCGTAAGCCGACTCCGACAGAGCTGAACGATCTGACTACCTACGTGCAAATGACAGGCGATTCCTACGCCGCTTACAGCGACATCCTTTGGGCCTTGCTCAACAGTAGTGAGTTCACCATGGTGCGCTAG
- the secE gene encoding preprotein translocase subunit SecE, producing the protein MATAVETSSEPRTPLQPALSLPLASLLGTLYVLLALGILLFALPQLWNRYIFPLLGDRLVDWILWLPVISAATAGLLWLGNSLASYRMPRGLRGGVLLMFVGLFLLFQTWRWLSLYLNDVPGIIVSAAIGLGLIYLALRFYTGATAARWAISLEEQGWFSLASYKATLGKRLRRMTTLGIALVGLTGIYSLEQQSVLPEHWVAELPFDLGSLLLIPQARTTLPILLAVLTLWVSWRAVHVPTFAEFLIATEAEMNKVNWPTRRQLAQDTVVVLTTTLLLAVFLLAVDLFWGWLLSRERVGVLPPANTTAETKAGTIDRVRW; encoded by the coding sequence ATGGCCACCGCCGTCGAGACCAGTTCAGAACCGCGAACTCCTCTCCAGCCGGCCCTGAGTCTGCCTCTGGCTAGCTTACTGGGGACGCTCTACGTACTCCTGGCCTTGGGCATTTTGCTTTTCGCTCTTCCGCAACTTTGGAACCGCTACATCTTCCCCTTATTGGGCGATCGCCTCGTGGATTGGATCCTTTGGCTACCGGTCATTTCCGCGGCAACGGCGGGACTGTTGTGGCTTGGGAACAGTCTAGCGAGTTATCGCATGCCTCGTGGGCTGCGGGGCGGCGTCTTGTTGATGTTTGTGGGACTGTTTCTTCTGTTCCAGACGTGGCGCTGGCTGTCTCTGTATCTGAACGATGTGCCGGGAATAATCGTCTCGGCTGCTATCGGATTAGGGTTGATCTATCTGGCCCTTCGCTTTTACACCGGTGCCACGGCAGCTCGCTGGGCCATCTCGTTGGAGGAACAGGGCTGGTTTTCCTTGGCGTCCTACAAGGCGACGTTGGGGAAACGCCTCCGGCGCATGACCACCCTGGGCATCGCACTGGTGGGTCTGACCGGTATCTACTCGCTGGAACAACAAAGCGTGCTGCCGGAGCACTGGGTGGCGGAGCTTCCCTTTGATCTCGGTTCGCTCCTTCTCATACCGCAGGCACGGACAACCCTGCCTATTCTGCTCGCTGTGCTGACGCTTTGGGTTTCCTGGCGGGCCGTTCATGTGCCCACCTTCGCGGAGTTCCTGATCGCCACGGAAGCAGAGATGAACAAAGTCAATTGGCCGACCCGCCGCCAGTTGGCCCAGGATACGGTCGTCGTTCTAACCACGACCCTGCTACTCGCTGTTTTCTTGTTAGCCGTCGATCTTTTTTGGGGATGGCTCCTCAGCCGCGAACGGGTCGGTGTGCTACCCCCCGCTAATACTACCGCCGAAACCAAAGCCGGGACCATAGACCGTGTCCGCTGGTGA
- a CDS encoding transcription termination/antitermination protein NusG, with amino-acid sequence MTDEPNPHVPGNPPANAPEASPTSAAPGSPPAELEVTSPQPSPEETPEAVALETQPELTALETTPASAALETTPEPMALETTPEPMALESAPELKALETTPEPRAIETTPEHAALETIPHPALPESAALETASTGEGGQTSVEKEAGTPPAPAPRKRRSGTTAASGTGRKKKAAQQAASTPPATDTSDAGTPAAPEAAVSPSSSGGNKKWYVIKVASGREESIKTAIERKIKIEGLEQYFGQIVIPYEELVLKKTVKVKDKKTGEMVTQEKKTVKKQKKFPGYLFAELEINDRILYLFRETSGVGDFVGARGARREPTPMTEREVQQILTGVVLPGDRKKLGPRQIVKLDFEKGDKVRIREGAFANMEGEVKAITEAKEEGDTPKVTVQVTVFGRPVDVTLDYWQVDKA; translated from the coding sequence ATGACCGATGAACCCAATCCTCACGTGCCTGGAAATCCTCCCGCAAACGCCCCAGAAGCCTCTCCGACTTCTGCTGCTCCTGGATCGCCCCCTGCCGAGTTGGAAGTAACCTCTCCGCAGCCGTCCCCAGAGGAGACGCCCGAAGCGGTAGCTCTGGAAACGCAGCCGGAGCTAACGGCCTTGGAGACGACCCCCGCATCGGCGGCTTTGGAGACGACACCGGAGCCGATGGCTTTGGAAACAACACCAGAGCCGATGGCTTTGGAAAGTGCTCCGGAACTCAAGGCCCTGGAGACGACGCCGGAGCCGAGGGCTATAGAGACGACACCAGAGCATGCAGCCTTGGAGACCATCCCCCACCCAGCCCTGCCCGAATCTGCCGCTCTGGAGACGGCCTCCACGGGGGAAGGCGGTCAGACATCGGTCGAAAAGGAAGCGGGAACACCACCCGCGCCAGCGCCACGGAAGCGGAGGAGCGGAACCACCGCCGCATCCGGAACGGGCCGTAAGAAGAAGGCGGCCCAACAGGCCGCGTCAACACCGCCAGCGACGGACACCAGTGACGCTGGGACTCCCGCTGCCCCAGAGGCTGCGGTTTCTCCTTCCAGCAGTGGAGGGAATAAGAAGTGGTACGTGATCAAAGTGGCTTCGGGCCGGGAAGAGTCTATCAAAACCGCGATCGAGCGCAAGATCAAAATCGAGGGATTGGAGCAGTACTTCGGCCAGATCGTGATCCCTTACGAGGAGCTGGTGTTGAAAAAGACGGTCAAGGTGAAAGATAAAAAGACCGGCGAGATGGTAACTCAGGAGAAAAAAACCGTCAAAAAGCAGAAGAAGTTTCCCGGCTACCTGTTCGCAGAACTGGAGATCAACGATCGCATTCTGTACCTGTTCCGTGAGACAAGCGGTGTTGGGGATTTTGTCGGTGCGCGCGGAGCGCGGCGGGAACCCACGCCGATGACCGAGCGGGAGGTCCAGCAGATTCTCACTGGCGTTGTGTTGCCCGGCGACCGCAAGAAGCTCGGGCCACGCCAGATCGTCAAACTGGACTTTGAAAAAGGCGATAAAGTCCGCATTCGTGAGGGAGCTTTCGCCAACATGGAAGGGGAAGTCAAGGCGATCACAGAGGCCAAGGAAGAGGGAGATACTCCGAAAGTCACGGTTCAGGTGACCGTCTTCGGCCGTCCTGTGGATGTGACCCTCGATTACTGGCAGGTGGACAAGGCGTGA